The Ranitomeya variabilis isolate aRanVar5 chromosome 7, aRanVar5.hap1, whole genome shotgun sequence DNA window cggaacaccgcaaaatacttccgggacatagcgcGCCGGCGcaagcgcactaatgcttttcggctttgcccgcagttgggcaaagcatacttcgtgtgcgcaaggcaagattgcattgcgcacgcgtgaactacggaggaaacctactcaaattcaagaaaatattgcggccagtgggaaaggaaggggtgaatgaaagaagaggaaacaccgcgcatcggaccagacacagggcatttacatagcccgccaaattcaggtgacagagtccctttaacactcATTTTCAATGAAGTCATATCTCGTTGTTGCACAAGGTGctgaaaatgtataaaaaaataaaatttgtaaaTCATATTATCATCTTCTATACTTCGAGGATTACAATACTAGTAAATTAAATGATAAGCGCTCACTTAGCAGACCTTTCATAACATGCATAATGAGTCATTAAAAATGTGCAATTTAATCATTTTCTAATATCAGCGGTAAACCAAGGTGTATAATCACAATAAGGCCTGGAAAATATTTTGTTCATTTCGGTAATACTTATTTATTCTGATCCTAAATTCCTATAATTACTCTTTTTATAATACTAATGGTGCATTACGATAATGTGCACTGGATATGACTGGAGTCATTGTTCAGTAATTCTCTAAACCTCTTTATTCGGTGAGACTCATATTTCTGCACAATTCAGATGACTTAAGGTTTGGTTTTCCTCTGTGGTCTGTTCTACGAAGGCAAATCCTTGATCATTTATCTGTGCATATCAAttacacaatattaaccccttaatgaccaccatttCTTTCAGAACAATAAtcgttaattaaatacatgtcccataatttgcacacacactgcactaattgtatttgtcactgacatctgtatatctacctattctatttgtattaacggcttttctcctgtttatttatgtatataatatgtgttgtgtgtgtcactgacatctatatatgtgtattctatgtgtatatattctatcttttctattctaacctgtgacactgaacgcggcacatgaattaccggcttttattctatcttttaccaaatgttaccgactttttctgatttaaaaaaaataaataaatgctcgtgttaccgatcacGAAACTGAATGTACCATACTCGTGCCGAAATTATGTTTGGCTTTCATTtttcgaacatattcgctcatccctaatcctgAGATGAATGCCAGGGTTCACTGTCACTGGTATTTCCTCTATGAAGTTGTAGGAGAAATCTTGTATCACAGGATGGCCAAATAAATGATCTGAGCCCTCCAGAGTGAGACGTGCTATTGCTATGTTTTAGCAGCTCACAGTGTGGGTCCCAAGCACCAGGTTCCTCATGTTTGGCTCTTGTATGCCCTAGAAcgttgttccccaactccggtcctcaagagccacaaacaagtcatgtttccaggatttccttagtattaacacaggtgataattgcatcacctgtacagacaataattccatcacttggccaatactaagaaaatcctgaaaacatgacctgttggtggctcttttcGGACCCCATAGGCTCCAGAGCACtggtgcaattgcaacccctgcacccactAGAGTTACACCCCTGAGCATCAGCCTTATCTATTGGCAgtgtagcttaaagggaatctgtcacctcaaaaaaCACTATttgcctgcagatatagggttaatctgcagacaAACGGCGCTACAATGCTGCCTGGCCACCTTACTAGAAATACGTTTTTTAGTTTTGGCGGTGTGCACGGAGCgattacagtcaccgctcacagcaccACTCGTTACCCTGTGAATGGCGGCTGTACGCACTCCCCAGCACTTggattgacagccagctctgcagcacatcagtacagagcgagctgtcaatcataGTGCCGGGGAGTGCGTACAGCGGCAGCTCATAGTATAGTGAGGGATGACTTAAGATGCTCTGTGCACACCGCCATGACTAAAAGCCGGCAGCTCGTGGGTGGAAATATCttcattttctcctggtagccgcACTTTAAGTACAATGCTGCCCAGCCATCTTAATGCTGTTACCCTACAGATTAACTCTATATccgcaggtaaatagtgtttttcCAAGGTTAAGCAAAATCACTTTGATGGAGCTGACTAATACCAGATATAGCTTTTtttaaatccaatttttttttttttttaaaaggttttattgttttttttccttaatttTTTATAACATATATCACCATAATCAAAACTTTTCTTTTTATAGACAAGTAtaaacaaaacactacaaaaaaaccTAACATAGGGTTACAAACATGTATCATTCCAGTACATCAGTCAGGCTAGCTCTATACCATCCAATAATTTGCAGGCATTGCATCATACAATCATAAATCTATGATCTTGACATCCCTTACAGAACAATATTAGAATAAACATTTTGATCCTATATACATAGGCATATTATAACACCCATAACAAATATTGAAGAGTTCTATCCACATTACAGtgacccccatcctctggaattctttgccccaacacgtccgactatcaaccacattcggatccttcagacggaacctgaaaacccatctcttcaggaaagcctacagtctgcactgaccccgctgccttcagtcctcaccaacaccggagcacctacaaccctcaacctactgtctccatccccaccatcctgtagaatgtaagcccgcaagggcagggtcctcgcccctctgtatcagtctgtaattgttagtttgcttactgtaagtgatatctgtaatttgtatgtaacccattctcatgtacagcaccgtggaatcaatgctatacaaataaataataatgtatcgGCCTCAACATGGATCTCGCCCCtccctgtaagggtactgtcacacagtgcaattacgatcgctacgacggtacgattcgtgacgttctagcgatatcgttacgatatcgcagtgtctgacacgcagcagcgatcagggaccctgctgagaatcgtacgtcagcgcagatcgtttgaaactttattttgtcgctggatctcccgctgtcatcgctggatcgttgtgtgtgacagcgatccagcgatgcgttcgctggtaaccagggtaaacatcgggttactaagcgcagggccgcgcttagtaacccgatgtttaccgtggttaccagcgtaaaagtaaaaaaaaaaaaaaacgtacatactcaccatctgatgtccgtcaggtcccttgcagtctgcttcccgctctgactgtgagcgccggccggaaagtgagagcagatcacagcggtgacgtcaccgctgcgctctgctctcactgtacggctgcactcagtcagagcaggaagcagactgcaagggacctgacggacatcagatggtgagtatgtagtgtttgggtttttttacttttacgctggtaaccacggtaaacatcgggttactaagcgcggtcctgcgcttagtaacccgatgtttaccctggttaccagcgaacctcggcatcgctccagcgccatttattgcaaagtgtgaccgcagtctacgacgctggagcgatactcatacgacgctgcgacgtcacggaccgtgccgtcgtagcgacgaaaattgcacggtgtgacggtaccctaagtcaaacTGCCTCTCCAGCAACAACCCTCTTGATGCCATTACTGGTGTATTCACCCATGGACCCCATATTATCTCAAATGTATTCATTGGGTTTTGCTTTTTGCATATACCCTTTTCCAATCTAATAATGTTATTTATTCTATTTTTCAatcacttaggcttctttcacactagcgtcgggccgaggtccccgacgctagtgttgtccccgccgcacaacgggggcagcggatgcatttttcctgcgcatccgctgccccattgtgaggtgcggggaagtgcggggaggtgggggcggagttctggccgcgcatgcgcggtcggaaaaagcggaccgtcgggagcaaaaaacattacatgtaacgttttttgctcccgacggtccgcaacagcacggcgcaaccgtcccaggacggttgcgacgtgtgtcattgcgtcgcaaatgcgtcgctaatgttagtcaatgcagaaaaaacgcatcctgcaagcacttctgcaggatgcgttttttcggcaaaacaacgcatttgcgacgtaatgcagttaacgctagtgtgaaagtagcctaattgatGGAGGTGAGTGATTAATCCATTTGGATGCAATATGTTTCCTGGCTTGGAAAAAAATACGTGAAATCCCTATTGTAACTGGGTCAAATTCCATATCATCTTCTAATATTCCCAGGAAgcattttttgtgatctgattgtatataaattttatatactttttttttttttttttttacaatagacCACACTCCCTTCCAGTATTTTCCCAACTTTCGGCACTCCCGTATCATATGTAGTAGACCTGAATCATCCATTTTACATCTTGGACACTTGGTATCAGCTCTATATCTTATATTACATAGGAATCTAGGAGTCTTCTATTTCCTATGGATTAATATAATCTGGGAAAATCTCTGTGCCTCATTTAACGATAATTGGGGTTCCAACTCTAATACTGATATCCATTGATTCCCTGTGATCGGCCCCACATCCTCCTCCCATTTTTGTTTGGCTGGTGAAGGGAATGTCGTTAAATAAGTATTGAGAATTAGTTTCTAAATACCAGAAATACGACTGTCGGTGTTCAGATACAGCTTTTAGACAAGAATGGAGCGTTTTCTAATAAAAACAGATGTTTCTCCAGACTCTTATTTTATCACAATTTTAATGCCAATTTGTTAATCTTTTTTGAGATTTGTGATGTAAAAAATTTGCAAACCAATTTGCGCAATTGATTCCAATGGTAGATGGCTTGCAAATCAATTTTTGAACATTAAGTGGCTGAATCTCTATTCTGTATACATCATTAAAACACTATACATCTTACCGTAGATAGTTATCAGGTATACATTTTATTCACAAAATACACTTACAGGAGAAATCCATCCAAACTTGACACTATCTAGATATGCGTCAATGTTGTCCATGAGTTTAGTACTACCAAAAGAACAAATGGACTGAATTTTAGCCTTTCGTTGATGGATTTCTAGGCTATATCTTCAATATGTAGAGAGGTAACAAGCTTCTGGAGTACACATTTGTGTTTTTATAGCTCCTCTATTTACCTGATGGAGGTCAAATGAGTTTTCTTTCGGCCTCCATCTGGCCAGTAAGTGCCTGCAAACCATTTCTTCCCATGTGTAGAGCAACGTTTCTAAGGAAAGCGTACACAGTGCAGTATATTCTCTTACAATGGAGCGATATGGTGGACGGATCTCACAAAAATTTGATGGGATCCAGTTGAAACTCATCCAgcaattttattatatattttctctCGACCGTCGTCACATGGTTGATCTTTGCCCGGCTTCATCTAATTTCAGGTTCCTCTTTCTGGCTTCACTGTTTAAATCCTCATCAGATTTTTCTTTGCTGTAGTCAGCGGTGCTGGCTTCGTCAGCAGCACTTCCAAATGGATGTTGATCTTTCAGGACGTGCTCAGGTGGCCTCTTCCAGCCTGGTCGTGTGGTAATCCAAATTATTAATCCACCAAAAACAGTAATCATGAGCCCCAAAGTGTTCACGAAGACTCCATGTGGTGGCAAATTACTGTAGGGCGGATTTTTCCTTTAAACAGAGAATAATGTATTTGGTTACTACAGGTGTATTCTGATGGTAAGAGTTGAcaccaatttttatttatataggcaATAACTGGTAGATCGATAGGGTTCTGACCTCTGGGATTTAAACCAGGCAATTGTATGCCACACTTTACTTTCTTCAGGTGGGCTATTATCGGAGATGAGCAAACAATTTTGCTCTACCCTTATTCGGCATCCACTTTGGTGCACCGTGGCAGCCGGATCAGGCCAGCAGCATAAGCTTCTTTGGCTAGAACTTGATTGTTGGCATACTGGGTGACTTTTTCCTTCCGATTACTAAACCACCCCCGCAACATCATGGCAGGACTCACATCATAACTTGGGTATTAGCAACTCATATGACATTGCGAGGACCTAGTAGTCAAAAGAGGAACCCAGAATGCCGACATTCAATTGCTGAGATAGGAAGTTTGACGTTCACCGGTCTGGCTGCCACTGTGGGGGTCCATAAGTGGATGTTGAACTAGGGTGGTCCAAATccttttgctcatctctatttaatATAGATCCAAAGACTTGTAAATAGTAGAGTCAATTTTGCTGTGATGACACTTACAATGAAAATATGAGTTTCTCAGTGATTCCCATAAGTGACGTCGCAATAATACCACCAAACAGAAGAAGACCAGAGTAGACGTGGATCGGCATAAGGGCAGCTCGTATCGAAACAGGGGCGAACGGAAGTAGGTAGACAAAAATACTGACAACGAGCTGAAAAGACAAAATGAAGAATGCATTGAGGATTTGGGGACAATGCTTAGCATCaataaataaactaaaaaattttattaaataaaaccacatactgacagttttttttccatccATCTTTTCTGAGCAACAGCAGCCAAATGGACCATAGAACACAATAGCCTGGAGATGGTCATTGACCTCCATGGGACAGTGTTCTAGGCATGTGCTTTGATCTGTGCAGAGGACATAGTGCAGGAAAGGAGAAGAGGTGTGCTGTGACCATCAAGTATTGGGAGTGGTGGACCGGATATTGATGCAGATGTATGTAAGCAGGATTTCACCCCACAAAACTATTtcaatgtgcatgtagctctttcaaagattaagtccagcaatacctttatatgGACTGAGATATCCGTGCTTGAATTAATACACAAAATGAAGATGAAGGTTATGTGTAGATCTGAGGCCTCTGTCACCCCAGCTCTATTCCCTTCCCCAGTGCTGCCACATCATAGAGGCTATCAGTCAAACAGGAGGAGGGGGCACtggatggggaatagagctggagtggcagaggcttcagatctaccatagctattaagcctcatttgcatatagtttggggtgtgaaatcctgctgataaaTATAAATTCCATTTGAATAGAAATTTGCATGCAGCATGTTAAAAATCTGAAAGCTAAATCGATAAACCAGCGCTCAGAGGCAGAATAAACTATGGTGCCTAGAATATAGGTAATTTCAAgggtgacttaaggtaccttcacactaaacgatatcgctagcgatccgtgacgttgcagcgtcctggatagagatatcgtttagtttgacacgcagcagcgatcaggatcctgctgtgatatcgctggtcgttgaataaagttcagaactttatttggtcgtcagaccggcgtttatcgtcaggtttgacaccaaaagcaacgataccagcgatgttttacgctggtaaccagggtaaatatcgggttactaagcgcagggccgcgcttagtaacccgatgtttaccctggttaccagtgtaaaatgtaaaaaaaaaaaacagtacatactcacctgcgcgtcccctgccatccgcttcctgctgtgactgagcgccggccctaaagtgaaagtgaaagcacagcggtgacgtcaccgctctgctgttagggccggcgctcacacagtacaggaagcggacgccgggggacgcgcaggcgagtatgtactgtttgttttttttacttttacgatggttaccagggtaaacatcgggttactaagcgcggccctgcgcttagcaacccgatgtttaccctggttacccggggacctcggcatcgttggtcgctggagagcggtctgtgtgacagctctccagcgaccaaacagcgacgctgcagcgatcggcatcgttgtcgctatcgctgcagcgtcgcttaatgtgaaggtacctttacaccactGTAAGGGGTTTATCACACTCAGAATAAAAAGTCtcattggaggtgggaacatcatggtgtggggctgtttttttaACATTACGGCAGCACTGGTAAACTTcatgtaattgaaggaaggatgaatggacaaatgtaacgAGACATTCTGATTAAAATCTGccgtctaccaggatgatgaagatgaaacaagggtggacatttcagaaagacaatgatcccaaacacagagACAAGGAAACTcttaattggtttcagagaaagaaaataaagctgctagaatggccgagccgatcacctgacctgaatacaatagaaaatttatggaagcaactaaagctcagagttcatagaaggagcctacTGTAACTTCAGGGTGTGAAGAAAGTGGAAGAATGTGCCAAAAATCACacttgagcaatgcctgcgactagtttctccatacaggaggcgtcttgaagaactcatcaccaacaaaggcttttataCGAaggattaaatacatttcagtaaaaaTGTTCAATACTTTTGtataatttctcattattatacataatTTATGGACAGCTAAGGTTTATTTTATTTGTGTGTGGGGATTGGATGGGTCGTTACCGGCATCTAGTGACAATGTTATGTCAATAGCACCTTCagtaatatatttacttagaaaattgatgatgtgttcaatacttagggtaccgtcacacagtggcatttttatcgctacgacggcatgattcgtgacgttctagcgatatcgttacgatctcgcagtgtctgacacgctactgcgatcagacaccctgctgagaatcgtacgtcgtagcacatcgtttgaaactttctttcgtcgcttgatctcccgctgtcatcgctggatcgttgtgtgtgacagcgatccagcgatgcgttcgctggtaaccagggtaaacatcgggttactaagcgcagggccgcgcttagtaacccgatgtttaccctggttaccagcgtaaaagtaaaaaaaaacaaaccgtacatactcaccatctgatgtccgtcaggtcccttgccgtctgcttcccgctctgtctgtctgccggccggaaagtgagagcagatcacagcggtgacgtcaccgctgcactctgctctcactgtacggcggcactcagtcagagcgggaagcagacggcaagggacctgacggacatcagatggtgagtatgtacggtttgtttttttttacttttacgctggtaaccacggtaaacatcgggttactaagcgcggccctgcgcttagtaacccgatgtttaccctggttaccagcgaacctcggcatcgttggtcgctggagagcggtctgtgtgacagctccccagcgaccacacaacgacttaccaacgatcacggccaggtcgtatcgcaggtcatgatcgttggtaaatcgtatagtgagacggtacccttacggtATTTTACCTGCTGTGGGGGAGACTATTTGACCTTGAGAGTGATAAACAAGATAAATCAATGTGTCTCTACTAACCCCTACAGTGGACCTAAGCTGGTTGTACACTTGACCACATTTGTACCAAAAGAGCAATTTTGACAGCATCGATTGTTCACTGTATGTTTTTTAATTGGCAAGCAACTAAATTTTGTGCAACCAACAATCGAAAATGTCGGCCTTGGATTTACTTATATTCTATGACACCTTAGTTTTATTCTCTGGGGGACGGattatgtaatttatttattttctccCTTCACATATTTAAGTTGCTATTCACCCCCAAAAAGCATCTTTTGGGACTGCGCCGACACCGGCGATCTCCAGTCCGGATGTTTTGTGAACACAGGCAGGTTGTGTCCAATTGTTTTAAAGCTGCTATGGCCCCTTGGTGTTATGCCAGACGGGTCTGTAATTTTACCTGTTTGGGTTAGGGTCTGGGCACACGTTCTACTTTTGTCGCTTTTTATTCTGTGCAGATTCCCCTAGTTTTATTTGCAATTGTTTGCATGTGACCCCTGCAGTCAATCATTGGCCATAGTGGCAACATGCTGTTACTTCTGCCATCACTGCCTGGCCATAGGACCCATGATATCTACACTACAGCACGTGCCCACCGAGGCCACTAATTGGTGGGCAGCAGACACGTGTCGGTCAGAGTATTGGCCCTGGATCGCCTAaggaaataatttatttttttaatataattctTTAGTACGGAAAAAATATGCACTCGGTTCAGTTTCTGCATCGATCTAGACAAGATGTAGGGCATAAGGCAAGTTCTTCATCCCTCCAAAATGGTGGGGACACATATAGATCAGTTATATACTCTATGTCGCAAACATTAAGAAGTCTCACCTGCAAAACAAAAAGTATGACCACAGTCAGCCCAACCCAGCTGTGCAGACTGTACATGTTGGGAATGCTTTTGGCATTGTGGAAATCGAATACGGCCACCAAAGCCACCACCACGAGAACGGTTGCTGTAAGGTGGAGGCCGGCGTGTATGCACTTCATGAGCAGCTTGCTACATTTCCAGGTCCAAGGTAATCGGTAAACTATAATAGCTGGAAAAAGGAAAAGAAACATTCAGAAGGTTAATATTGTATAAAAGGTGCTCAAGACACCTTCACAtttcttaaagggattttctacGGTAATGATATTTTGTctggtgatgagtgaacgtgctcggataaggtgttatctgagtacgCTCAGGTCTTATTCTAGTATCTTGGGATTGCTCAGATAATATGTTCTTGTCCCTGCGACTTCATGTTTTGTGCCTGTTcctcagctgcaacacatgcatggattgcctgtttgttctGCATGTGTCAGCTCTCGAACAGTCGCAAgagatgcagccgcagggactcgagcataatatacgagcacacccaagatactcggataacactttatccgagcacgttcactcatcactattgaggacctatcctcaggaggtgagggtcttaaagggccactgtcaccccctccagccgttataaactaaaagagccaccttgtgcagcagtaatgctgcagtctaacaaggtggctcttttagtttttgattcatttattacctcaataaagcgttttaaaaattggccacaaataccagatattgtaccgggaggcggtccgaatcgtcctcta harbors:
- the CYBRD1 gene encoding plasma membrane ascorbate-dependent reductase CYBRD1, with protein sequence MEGYKSFLFFLASSLILGFTLVIFVLIWVLHYSDGLAWDGGSAEFNWHPVLIITGFIFIEGIAIIVYRLPWTWKCSKLLMKCIHAGLHLTATVLVVVALVAVFDFHNAKSIPNMYSLHSWVGLTVVILFVLQLVVSIFVYLLPFAPVSIRAALMPIHVYSGLLLFGGIIATSLMGITEKLIFSLKNPPYSNLPPHGVFVNTLGLMITVFGGLIIWITTRPGWKRPPEHVLKDQHPFGSAADEASTADYSKEKSDEDLNSEARKRNLKLDEAGQRSTM